The Cycloclasticus sp. genomic sequence AACGTGGTTGGTTGAGCGCAACAATAATGGCAATAATAAGGACGATGGCGAAGACAGAAATAAGCGGAAAAACTTGCCGTATTGACTGTAGAAAGCGGCCAAAAATATGGTTGATAATAACCCCAGCAGTGACCGGCAAGATGATGATTTTTACGATATCTGTCAGCATCTTCATCGCCGGGACGTCAACGTGCTTGCCCAGATATAGAAGGCTCAGGGCAGGTGTGGCGACAACGGCCAATAAGGTGGAAAACGTAGTAATGGTGATGGAGAGGGCGACGTTACCCTTGGCTAAATAACAGATGACGTTAGACGCGGTACCACCGGGGCTTGCGCCGACGAGCATCATGCCGCTCGCTAGCGCTAAGGGTAATTGTAGCCAAGTGGATATGCCCCAAGCAAAAAATGGCATGCATAAAAACTGTAGCAATAAGCCCAATAAAATGGGTTTGGGCGACTTAAGAATGCGTAAAAAATCGCTGGATTTCAGGCTAATGCCCATGCCAAACATGACCAAGCCAAGCAAGAAAAACAAACTGCCTTTGAGTGGCGTAAATAGCTCTGGCAGTGCATAGGCGATGAGTGATAATAGCACTGCCCAAACGGGGAAAAGTTTTGTGGCGGTGTTAATCAAAAGAAACTCCTTTTTACGCTGATTGACTGTTAATGGCTTTATTTAGAAAATCTTTTAGGTAGTGCCCGGTATGAGACTCAACGCATTGAGCAACCGTTTCAGGGGTGCCTTGCGCGATAATTTGGCCACCACCATCGCCGCCTTCGGGGCCCATATCAATAACCCAGTCGGCCGTTTTAATAACGTCGAGGTTGTGTTCGATGACGACCAAGGTGTTGCCGTGGTCGCGAAGGGTATGCAGCACAGTGAGCAGTTGTTGGATGTCGGCAAAGTGCAGTCCTGTGGTCGGTTCGTCAAGAATATACAGCGTTTTTCCAGTGTCGCGCTTGGATAGCTCGCGAGATAACTTGACCCGCTGTGCCTCACCACCGGATAGGGTGACCGCATTTTGTCCTAGGGTAATGTAGCCAAGTCCCACTTCCATTAGCGTTTTCAGCTTTCTTGAAACAACTGGGATGGCACTAAAAAAGACACAGGCGTCCTCAACAGTCATCGAGAGCACCTCGTGGATGGTTTTGCCCTTGTAGCGGATTTCTAAGGTTTCACGGCTGTATCGCTGGCCTTTGCAGCTTTCACAGTTGACGTATACGTCGGCGAGAAAATGCATTTCTACCTTAATGACACCATCGCCCTTGCAGGTTTCGCAACGGCCGCCTTTGACGTTGAAACTGAATCGGCCGGGTGTGTATCCACGTGAACGGGCCTCGGGTGTGGCGGCAAATAATTCACGAATGGGCGTGAACAGGCCAGTATAAGTGGCGGGGTTAGAACGTGGGGTACGGCCAATTGGGCTTTGGTCAATATCAACGACTTTGTCGATGTTTTCTAAGCCATCCACGCCGTCATTAACGGCAATGGGTAAGGAAGATTTATTCAGTATTTTCGCAACCGTGGGGTATAAGGTTTCGTTAATTAGGGTGGATTTTCCTGAGCCAGAAACGCCTGTGACGCAGGTAAATAAACCAACAGGGATATCCACGCTGACATTTTTTAAATTATTTGCGCGGGCATTGTTGATGCGCAGTTTTTTTGTTGCATCGGCTTGATGCCGCTTACTCGGTATGGCGATACATTGTTGCCCCGATAAGTATTGCCCAGTAATAGAGTTCGGGTTGTCGATGATGTCTTGCGGCGTTCCTTGAGCGATGATTTCTCCGCCATGAATACCGGCGTTGGGGCCAATATCGACCACGTGATCCGCCGCTAAAATGGCGTCTTCATCATGTTCGACAACAATCACCGTATTACCAATATCGCGCAGGTGAAAAAGCGTGCTGATAAGGCGTTGATTATCGCGCTGGTGGAGGCCGATAGACGGTTCGTCTAATACGTACATAACGCCAACAAGCCCAGCGCCAATTTGGCTGGCGAGGCGAATTCGTTGGGCTTCGCCACCAGACAAAGTGTCTGCGCTGCGGTCTAACGATAAATAGTCCAAGCCAACGTTAATTAGAAAATCGAGGCGAGCTTTTATTTCTTTGACGATCTTTTGGGCAATTTCTCCGCGGTGCCCAGAGAGCCTTAGCGAGGCAAATAGGTCACTGGACTTTTGAATCGATAGGTTGGTGATATCGGGCAGTGTGTGGGTGTCAACAAAGACGTGTCGAGCCGCCTCATTCAGGCGCTGGCCATCACAGTCGGGGCAGGCTTTGCTGGATAAATATTTGGCCAGTTCGTCACGGACGGTGTTGGAATCGGTTTCACGGTAACGGCGTTCCATGCTGTGAATAATGCCCTCAAAAGGGTGGGTGCGTTTAGTTGTTTCACCTCGGCTATTGAGCGTGTTAAAGGTGATGGGTTCGTCGTTGCTGCCAAATAAAATAGCCTGCTGAATTTTTTCTGGATAAGTATTAAACGGTTCTTCTGGGTCAAAATGATAATGCTTCGCCAGCGACATAATCATCTGGTAATAATACATATTACGCTTGTCCCAGCCGCGGATGGCACCACCGGCTAGGCTGATCTCGGGGCTATGCAAAACTTGGTTTGAATCGATGTACTGCTTAATACCCAAACCGTCGCAACTGGCGCAAGCTCCCTTGGGGCTATTGAATGAGAAGCTACGCGGCTCTAACTCGCTAATACTGTAACCGCATGTTGGGCAAGCGAAGCGCGCGGAAAAGAGAATTTCTTCGTCATCATCCATGCTGCTGATGATGGCGATGCCTTCGGTGAGCTTCAAGGCCGTTTCAAATGACTCTGCCAGTCTAATGGATAGGTCGTCGCGAATTTTGAAGCGGTCGACGATGATTTCAATGGTGTGTTTTTTCTTTAACTCTAACGGCGGCGCATCCTCTAGTTCAACAACTTCACCATCAATGCGTGCGCGAATAAAGCCTTGGTTACGCAGGTCATTTAAAACGTTAAAGTGTTCCCCCTTGCGTTCTTGAATAACGGGAGCCAATAGCATCCAACGTTTATCTGGGTTCAACGCTAGAACAGAATCGACCATTTGGGTAATGGTTTGAGCTTCCAGTGAGGTGCCGTGGTCTGGGCACTGTGGAATACCGGTTCGGGCAAACAAAAGTCGCAAATAGTCATAAATTTCTGTGATGGTCCCAACCGTCGAACGTGGGTTGTGTGAGGTGGACTTTTGTTCAATTGAAATGGCGGGCGATAAGCCTTCAATGTGATCTACATCGGGTTTTTCCATTACCGATAAAAACTGTCGCGCATAGGCTGAAAGAGATTCAACATAGCGCCGCTGACCTTCTGCATAGATGGTATCAAACGCCAACGAAGACTTGCCCGAGCCCGATAAACCAGTGATGACAATCAGCTTGTCGCGAGGGAGGTCGAGGTCGATCTCTTTTAAATTATGCGTTCGCGCACCGCGAATTTGAATGGTGTCCATTTACGTGCCTATTTATAGCGCCAAACCTGTTAATATACCCCTCTTTTGAAAGTCTAGGCAAAGTAATTATGGATGATTCGTTAGGCCGATCATCAACAATGAGCGAGCAAGAGAAAAGAGCAAGCCTTGGCTTGGCGGGCATCTTTTCAATGCGTATGCTCGGCTTGTTTATGATTTTGCCGGTGATGTCTTTGTATACGGAGAATCTTGACGGTATCACGCCGGTGCTGTTGGGCTTAGCTATCAGTGTTTATGGTTTAACGCAGGCGTTATTGCAAATTCCATTTGGTTTAATGTCGGACCGTTTTGGCCGCAAAAAGATTATCACCATTGGTTTATTGTTATTTGTTGGCGGCAGTGTTGTGGCGGCTATGTCCACTAGTATCTATGGCATTATTGCTGGCCGCGCATTGCAAGGTAGTGGCGCGGTTGCGGCAGCGGTGATGGCCTTGGCGGCCGACTTAACGTTGGAGCAAAACCGTACAAAAATAATGGCGACTATCGGTATCAGTATCGGTATTTCGTTTGGTATAGCCATGGTGCTTGGGCCAATATTGGCTGCGGTGGTCGGGTTGAGTGGTATTTTTTGGTTTACCGCTGTGTTGGCAACAATTGGGATTGTGATACTGCATAAGGTGGTGCCCCAGCCAAAAAAAGTAACCATACACAAGGACGCAGAACCGATACCCGCCTTGATGGGCAAGGTATTAAAAGATGGGCAATTGCTGCGCTTAGATTTTGGTATTTTCTGTTTACATTTGGTGATGACGGCGATGTTTGTTGTTTTGCCGTTATTAATGCGCGGTAAGCTCGGTATTGCGGCTGAAGATCACTGGATGGTGTATTTACCCGTGCTGGGTTTGTCGGTAGTTGCAATGGTGCCGTTTATTATCATTGCAGAAAAAAAACGCAAAATGAAAACCGTTTTTGTGAGTGCCGTGGCGACTTTATCTTTTGCTAGTATTGGCCTGTACTTATTCAGCGGTCACCTATGGGGTATGGTGGTGTCGTTATTTATATTTTTTACCGCCTTTAATCTATTGGAGGCGAGTCTGCCCTCTTTGATTTCGAAGATAGCGTTTGCTGGTGGCAAAGGAACGGCAATGGGGGTTTATTCTAGCGCGCAGTTTTTTGGTGCTTTTTGCGGCGGCCTAATGGGTGGGCTGGTATGGAATCATTACGGTTTGTCCGAGGTCTTTCTGGTTTGTGCTGGTATTTTGTTTGTTTGGGCTTTGGTTGCGTTTAGCATGAAATCACCGCGACACATGAGCAGCTTATTGAAACACGTGGTCGTTGAAACGGCCGAGCAAGCGCAGGAGATAACTGATAAGCTATTAGCCATAAAAGGGGTGTTGGATGTAGGTATTTCAGTTGATGATTCAACTGCTTACCTGAAAGTGGATAATGAATTTTTAGATGAAGCGGCGTTGGATATTATCATTTCTAATCCTTCGGAAAGATAAGCTTCATTAACGAATAGGTTTAATTTAAACGCCTCGGTAGGGGCACGAACAAGCGGAGCACAAGATGGCAAGTAGAGGCGTAAACAAAGTAATTTTGGTAGGCAACTTGGGTAAAGACCCAGAAATTCGTTATATGCCAAGCGGTGGCGCAGTGGCAAACATTACGGTAGCAACATCAGAAACGTGGAAAGATAAAAATACCGGTGAGCAAAAAGAGCAAACAGAGTGGCACCGAGTGGTGTTTTTCAACCGTTTGGCAGAAGTGGTAGGTGAATACCTAAAGAAGGGTTCAAAAATTTATGTTGAGGGCTCATTGCAAACGCGTAAATGGCAAGATCAAAGTGGGCAAGACCGCTACACCACTGAAATAAAAGGTAGCACCATGCAAATGTTGGACAGTCGAGGCGGCGGTTCAGCGGAGTTCTCGCCAGCTTCGAAGTCGCAGTCTCAGCCAAGCAACTTCTCATCAGCACCTGCTCAACCGACAGCGCCGATGGATGATTTTGATGATGATATTCCGTTTTAGGAATACATAATAAAAAGTTATTGAATTGAAATGATAAGGGCCTGTTTTACAGGCTCTTTTTTATTTACGGCAAAAGAATTGTTGAAAATAACCTTAAGCTTTTCA encodes the following:
- the uvrA gene encoding excinuclease ABC subunit UvrA, producing the protein MDTIQIRGARTHNLKEIDLDLPRDKLIVITGLSGSGKSSLAFDTIYAEGQRRYVESLSAYARQFLSVMEKPDVDHIEGLSPAISIEQKSTSHNPRSTVGTITEIYDYLRLLFARTGIPQCPDHGTSLEAQTITQMVDSVLALNPDKRWMLLAPVIQERKGEHFNVLNDLRNQGFIRARIDGEVVELEDAPPLELKKKHTIEIIVDRFKIRDDLSIRLAESFETALKLTEGIAIISSMDDDEEILFSARFACPTCGYSISELEPRSFSFNSPKGACASCDGLGIKQYIDSNQVLHSPEISLAGGAIRGWDKRNMYYYQMIMSLAKHYHFDPEEPFNTYPEKIQQAILFGSNDEPITFNTLNSRGETTKRTHPFEGIIHSMERRYRETDSNTVRDELAKYLSSKACPDCDGQRLNEAARHVFVDTHTLPDITNLSIQKSSDLFASLRLSGHRGEIAQKIVKEIKARLDFLINVGLDYLSLDRSADTLSGGEAQRIRLASQIGAGLVGVMYVLDEPSIGLHQRDNQRLISTLFHLRDIGNTVIVVEHDEDAILAADHVVDIGPNAGIHGGEIIAQGTPQDIIDNPNSITGQYLSGQQCIAIPSKRHQADATKKLRINNARANNLKNVSVDIPVGLFTCVTGVSGSGKSTLINETLYPTVAKILNKSSLPIAVNDGVDGLENIDKVVDIDQSPIGRTPRSNPATYTGLFTPIRELFAATPEARSRGYTPGRFSFNVKGGRCETCKGDGVIKVEMHFLADVYVNCESCKGQRYSRETLEIRYKGKTIHEVLSMTVEDACVFFSAIPVVSRKLKTLMEVGLGYITLGQNAVTLSGGEAQRVKLSRELSKRDTGKTLYILDEPTTGLHFADIQQLLTVLHTLRDHGNTLVVIEHNLDVIKTADWVIDMGPEGGDGGGQIIAQGTPETVAQCVESHTGHYLKDFLNKAINSQSA
- a CDS encoding MFS transporter → MDDSLGRSSTMSEQEKRASLGLAGIFSMRMLGLFMILPVMSLYTENLDGITPVLLGLAISVYGLTQALLQIPFGLMSDRFGRKKIITIGLLLFVGGSVVAAMSTSIYGIIAGRALQGSGAVAAAVMALAADLTLEQNRTKIMATIGISIGISFGIAMVLGPILAAVVGLSGIFWFTAVLATIGIVILHKVVPQPKKVTIHKDAEPIPALMGKVLKDGQLLRLDFGIFCLHLVMTAMFVVLPLLMRGKLGIAAEDHWMVYLPVLGLSVVAMVPFIIIAEKKRKMKTVFVSAVATLSFASIGLYLFSGHLWGMVVSLFIFFTAFNLLEASLPSLISKIAFAGGKGTAMGVYSSAQFFGAFCGGLMGGLVWNHYGLSEVFLVCAGILFVWALVAFSMKSPRHMSSLLKHVVVETAEQAQEITDKLLAIKGVLDVGISVDDSTAYLKVDNEFLDEAALDIIISNPSER
- a CDS encoding bile acid:sodium symporter family protein translates to MINTATKLFPVWAVLLSLIAYALPELFTPLKGSLFFLLGLVMFGMGISLKSSDFLRILKSPKPILLGLLLQFLCMPFFAWGISTWLQLPLALASGMMLVGASPGGTASNVICYLAKGNVALSITITTFSTLLAVVATPALSLLYLGKHVDVPAMKMLTDIVKIIILPVTAGVIINHIFGRFLQSIRQVFPLISVFAIVLIIAIIVALNQPRLGSIGLLLITAVALHNALGLLVGYWVARASGMNQATCKTLAIEVGMQNSGLAVALAVKYFAPMAALPGALFSLWHNLTGSLLASFWSRSK
- the ssb gene encoding single-stranded DNA-binding protein, which gives rise to MASRGVNKVILVGNLGKDPEIRYMPSGGAVANITVATSETWKDKNTGEQKEQTEWHRVVFFNRLAEVVGEYLKKGSKIYVEGSLQTRKWQDQSGQDRYTTEIKGSTMQMLDSRGGGSAEFSPASKSQSQPSNFSSAPAQPTAPMDDFDDDIPF